The proteins below come from a single Danio aesculapii chromosome 23, fDanAes4.1, whole genome shotgun sequence genomic window:
- the ube2t gene encoding ubiquitin-conjugating enzyme E2 T, with the protein MQRVSRLKREMQLLTAEPPPGVSCWQTEGRLDELQAQIVGGANTPYEGGVFKLEINIPERYPFEPPKMRFLTPIYHPNIDNAGRICLDALKLPPKGAWRPSLNISTVLTSIQLLMAEPNPDDPLMADISSEFKYNKPLYLEKAKKWTAEHAIQKNKGCVETDGKTPENKNLKTSHKREALSAQENLEHTKKVCL; encoded by the exons ATGCAGAGAGTCAGTCGTCTGAAGCGAGAGATGCAGCTCCTCACCGCTGAACCTCCACCAGGAGTCTCGTGCTGGCAGACAGAGGGACGCCTGGATGAACTACAAGCAC AAATTGTTGGAGGTGCAAACACTCCTTATGAAGGTGGTGTGTTCAAACTGGAAATCAACATACCTGAGAG gTATCCATTTGAACCTCCAAAAATGCGTTTCCTGACTCCCATTTATCACCCCAACATTGATAATGCAGGACGCATTTGTCTTGATGCTCTGAAACTGCCACCAAAG GGAGCTTGGAGGCCCTCGCTCAACATTTCAACAGTACTCACATCCATACAGCTATTGATGGCTGAACCAAACCCTGACGACCCTCTCATGGCTGATATA TCCTCAGAATTTAAATACAACAAACCACTATATCTTGAAAAGGCAAAGAAATGGACAGCTGAGCATGCAATTCAGAAGAACAAG GGTTGCGTGGAGACGGATGGAAAGACTCCTgagaataaaaatctgaaaacctcACACAAGAGAGAAGCACTTAGTGCGCAGGAGAATTTAGAGCACACCAAAAAAGTGTGCTTGTAG